The stretch of DNA ATTTATTGCTGAAAAAGGAGGTCTTTTGTAAATAGTTTTTCAACAAACTTTTTATGAGAAACTAGGAGGTAGCCGAATAAGAAAGCGGTTCAAGCCCGTTCTACTCAAACGTTTGAATAGTATAGCATATAAGGAAATCGGTCGATGTTTGTCACCAGTACCTACATTTATTTATAAATTTAATAGTCACTTTTACCTAATAATAGTAAAATAAAGGTAAAAACGGATGGTAGGAGAGATTAAACATGGATTGCTTACATATTAGAAAAATGGAAGAAACTGATAAAGAATTTATCATTGGATTATCGACTCGTTTTACCGATTTTGATTTTTTGGAGTGGCGAGATCCTCAAGTAATGAAGGACGCGCAATTAAAGATGGCCAAAGACGCGGTTCATAGCAACGATCCTGATTCTGATATTTTTGTAGTAGAAGATGAGGGAAAAAACTTATTAGGCTTTCTTCATATGACAAAAAATGTAGATTACTTTTCCGGAGAAGAACAAGGCTATATTTCCTCCATTGCCGTTGCGAAAGAGGGCGAGGGGAAAGGAATCGCAAGGAAGCTGATGGAGAAGGCCGAGGAGTGGACAAGAAACAAAGGATACAAGCAACTAACCTTGAATGTCTTTGCGCAGAACGAAAGAGCTATCAATCTCTATAAAAAATTCAACTTTGAAAACGAGATTGTGAAAATGGTGAAAGAATTGTAAATATTTTTGGGGACAGTCCCAAAAATGGGGGAATTAATTTGAGTAAAAGAAGAACCAAAAAGCAACAAAAGCAAATAGATGATGGGGTTAAAGTTATTCTAATTTTAACAGCAGGTGTCACCTATTATTTAACTAGGAGCCTGGCAGTGGCCATTATGTCATTATTTATTGCAATCATACTTATTCTAGCCATCGTTATCTATCAAAATAGTAAACATAAGGAACGGTTAAGAAACTCTGGTATTACTGAGATTGATGCCATGGATGGGATTCAGTTTGAGCACTATCTTAAGGAACTATACCTAATAAAAGGATTTTCAGCGGAAGTAACCAAAGCTAGTGGTGATTATGGTGGAGATTTACTGCTTAAGAAGGATGGAAAGAAGATAGTTGTCCAAGCCAAACGCTATTCAAAAGACGTAGGGATCAAGGCGGTTCAAGAAGTCATTGGTGCTAAGTCCTATTATAGTGCAGATGAGGCCTGGGTCGTTTCCAATCGCTACTTCACGAAGGCGGCTATTGAGTTAGCTCAAAAGAGCCACATTAAATTAGTGGACCGTGATGAACTGATTGATGAGATTCTAGGAATGAACTCTGGTGTTAAGACAATAAGTCAGACTCAAACCACCCCCGTTATTCCTATTCCTACCATTCCATCGAGCTCTGACTCAACTTGTATTAGGTGCGGTAGCCCAAGGGTCTTAAGAACTGGTAAGAGAGGAAACTTCCTAGGTTGCAGCAGTTTTCCAAAATGCCGGTACACGAAAAATATAGAAAGGGACAGTCATTCAGCGCTTTAGCGCAACGGGGGACTGTCCCTGCTTTTTTTTGCGAAGCTATGGGTGAACAGAAAACAAAATCAAGGGTGGGCTCCCATGGTTTTTGGAGTTTTTAGTCCACAGGCTCGTGCAGTACCAGTGCTTTACTGTCAGATAGGGTGTTATTACTGTCGGATAAAGTTAATTTACTGTTGGATAAGGATGAATTACTGTCGTATAAAGCGTTATTACTGTCTTATAAGACTACATTACTGTCGTTAGGCTCTTTTTCAGTTCGATAATGGGTCTCATGTAGAAGGGGACTGTCCCCCTTCTTTTTTTAGTGTCGACAGGTTTTGTAAGATGTTGTAAAATAAACTCTAGTTTATCGTAGCTTTATAAAGAACTTATCGTGCTATATTTAGTACAATAGTCCCGGAAATCCTCATAATCACCCAAATTATGTCACTTTTGAACGAGGACGAAAGTCTCATAATTCTACATAATCAACCACTCGTTTCCGAAACAAACCGAAAATTTATCCGTTGGCCTCGGATTTTTTAAAAAAATATAAAAAAAATTCCAAGAGTAATAGAGAATGGTTCACAAGGGGAAATACACATGATTGTCACGTTAATAAACAAAGAAAACATCAATTCCATCACCTTACCTGAAAAAATCCAGGGGCAGTATTGGATCTATGACACTCATTCCAATACCTCCAAAAAACTGGTCGGGATCGAAGGTGCAAATGGTGAGTGGATTCTAAAGTCTAACAAAGATGCCAACATTGTGGCTTCTTCAGGCACCCCGATTCGAAACACAGTATTACAGCCATTAAGCATTTACCATCTGGCAATCGAGGGTCAAGAATACAAAACACTTGTTTTCGCCGAGCCTAACACAGTAGACCGCCAAACCTTCACCAAATTTGTAGTCGACCAGGATATGGACATTCACATAGGTAGAAACGAGAAAAACCATATCGTCCTATCGAACCAATTTGTATCCGCCTCCCATGCCAAACTAACTATTTTTAATGGCCAATGGCGCATCGTTGACATGGATAGCACGAACGGGACCTTCGTCAATGGCGTACGAGTGAAAAGCAGCGAATTAAAGATGGGTGACATCATATACATAATGGGATTGAAAATCATCATTGGAAGCTGCTTCTTGGCCTTCAATAATCCGGATGGGATGGTATCCTTCCGTAAAAATGCACTCAAGCCATTTATCCCTCAAGTCGTAGAAACTCCCGAAGGAGAAGAGGATGAATTCGAGGCACCAGCCGTCGATTATTTTTACCGATCCCCTCGCTTTAAAAGAGACGTCGAAAAGGCAGTTTTTAAAATCGATTCACCGCCGCCTAATGCTATTGGGGAAGAAATGCCGATGATGCTGGTGATTGGTCCATCGATGACCATGGGGATGGCCTCCATGGCGACAGCTATTTTCGCCATCAATAACGCCATGGCAACAGGCGATATCTCACGAGCGATGCCTTCCATTATTATGTCAGGAAGCATGCTGCTCGGAACCATCCTTTGGCCTGTTTTATCAAAAAAGTACGATATGAGACGAAGAAGGAAAAAAGAGAAAATTCGCCAGCAAAAATACAAAGAGTATCTAGATAAATTTGCCGTCCTATTTAATGAAGAGTCCCATAAGCAAGAGGAAATCTTACGGGAAAATTATGTTCCTATCACAGAGGTGGTCCAGCGTATTGAACAGGTGGACCGGAACCTATGGGAACGAGGACCCGGACAAAATGATTTCTTAAAGCTAAGAGTAGGAATCGGGGACGGTCTGTTGTCGGCGGACATTAACTACTCTGAGAAAAAATTTTCGATCGACGACGACAACCTACAGGAAGAGCTGTACACCTTGTGCGAATCGCCAAAGGTTTTGAAAAACATCCCCATCATCCTATCGTTATTTGAAGAATATATCACTGGAATCATTGGCAACCGTAAACAAACGATAGAATTCGCCAAAGGGTTAATTTTTCAATTGGCAGCACTGTATAGCTATGACGAAGTGAAGATGGTCTTCATATATGACCAGGAGGAAGATGCCGAGTTTGGTTTTACCAAATGGCTGCCGCACGTGTGGAGCCAGGATAATAAGTTCCGTTTCATTGCCACGAATCACAATGAGGTGAAAGAAGTTTCCGCCTATCTTGAAAAAGAAATTGACCTCCGCTCGCAAATCAATGAAAGTGAGCTAGACGATGTGACACCATATTACATTGTGTTTGCGATGAGTAAGAATCTGGCTATCCGAGCCGAGATGTTGAAGCAGGTCTATGCAAAGAAAAAAAATCTACATATCAGTGTGGTTACTTTTTATGACGAACTGAAAAATCTCCCGAAAGAATGCACGATGGTGGTGGAGCTGGAAGAGCACAGCGGGAAGCTATTCGATAAAGATGATCTCACGGGCAAATCGACATCCTTTGTTCCTGACATTTACGTTACATCAGATCCAAATGAGCTGAGTGTGAAGCTCGCGAACATTCCGCTTGATACACTGGGCCATTCCTTTAACCTACCACAAATGGTTACCTTTTTAGAACTATTTGGGGTAGGAAAAGTGGAGCATCTCAATGCGTTGACCAGATGGCACGACAATGATCCCACAAAGTCATTGGAAGCGCCAGTCGGCGTGGACACATTAGGGGAATTATTCAAGCTTGATTTACACGAGAAATTCCATGGACCGCATGGATTGGTTGCGGGGATGACGGGTTCAGGTAAGAGTGAGTTCATCATGACCTACATTTTATCCCTGGCCGTGAACTACCATCCAAATGAAGTAGCGTTTATCTTGATTGACTATAAAGGCGGCGGCATGGCGAAATCCTTTGAAAAATTGCCACACACGGCCGGCATTATCACCAACTTAGACGGTGCCATGATCAAACGCTCGCTGGTTTCAATTGAAAGTGAATTGAAGCGCAGGCAGTCACTTTTTGCAGAGGCAAGTAAGTTAATCGGCGAGAGCAATATCGATATTTACAGCTATCAAAAACTGGTTCGTGAAGGCATCGTGACCGAACCCTTGCAGCATTTGTTCATCATCTCGGATGAGTTTGCCGAGCTAAAAACACAGCAGCCGGAGTTTATGGCGCAGCTGGTCAGTGCCGCCCGGATTGGCCGAAGCTTGGGCGTGCATTTAATCCTCGCTACGCAAAAGCCAAGCGGTGTCGTCGACGACCAAATTTGGAGTAACAGTAAATTTAGGGTCAGCTTAAAGGTTCAGGAACGGGCGGACAGTATGGATATGCTGAAGCGGCCGGATGCGGCGGAACTGACAGATACCGGACGCTTCTATCTTCAAGTGGGCTATAACGAATTGTTTGAGATGGGGCAGTCGGCCTGGGCAGGTGCTCCATATTATCCATTCGATAAAGTGGTGGTCGAAAAGGACAATAGTGTCGTGGTCATTGATCGAAATGGCCGTCCGATCAAACAAGCGAAAATTGATAAAAAGAGAAGCCTGTTAGTCAATCCGAAAAAGCAGCTCGATGTTGTTACCGATTACCTGCATACGATTGCGGAGGAAGAACAGATTCGTATTCGCCCGCTGTGGCTGGATCCGATTCCTCCTATGATTTTATTAGATGATGTAAAGCGGAAATATAACGCTCGAAACAACCAGTCATTCGTGCTGAATCCCGTCATTGGGGAGTACGATGACCCGGTTAGACAGCAGCAATGCTTGCTGCGTCTGCCGCTTTCGGAAGAAGGGAATACGATTGTCTACGGGGTGGCAGGCAGTGGAAAAACGACCTTCATCACGACGATGGTGTATTCGCTCATCCAAGAACATACGCCAGACGAAGTCAACATCTATTTACTAGATTTTGCTTCGGAAACGTTACGGGCTTTTGCCAAAGCACCGCATGTGGGCGATGTGATTCTCTCTTATGAAAGTGAGAAAGTTAGCAATCTATTTAAGCTTCTGCAAAGCGAAGTGGAAAAACGGAAGAAGCTATTCGCTGATTATGGCGGCGATCATGCGTCATATGTGAAAGCAACTGGCGGGAAGCTGCCATCCATTGTGGTGGCGATCAATAACTTTGCTGCTTTTACAGAAATATACGAGGAAAAAGAAACAGCGGTCAGCTTCCTTTCACGCGAAGGAACCAAGTATGGCATCTATTTCGTCTTAACGGCGCTTGGCACCAACGCGGTCCGATTCCGGTTGCTGCAAAACTTCAAGCAATTAATTACGTTGCAGTTAAATGATGAATCCGATTATTCCACAGTCGTTGGCAAAACGGATGGGTTATTCCCATCGAAGTTTAAAGGCAGAGGTTTAGTGAAAAAAGATGCGGTGTACGAATTCCAAATCGCTACGATCACCGATGCACCCGTCCTATTTACGTTTATTCAACAGGCATGTCAAAAGCTCCAAGGTGCTTGGAAAGGTCATGCCGCGAAAAAGATTCCTATTTTACCAGAGTATGTGGATTTTGAATTTTTAGCAGAATACGTAGGGCTACAGCAGCAGGGCCTCACCGTACCAATCGGTGTGGAAAAGAACTCTTTGAATGTTCACTACTATCCATTCGGACAGTCTTATGTCTCGATGATTCTATCTGCTGGTACCGAGCATCAGTCCTTTACACATGACGTATCGGTGTTCATGGCAGAAAAATGTGGATTGGATGTAACGATTCTTGATGCGCAGCAAAGCTTTGCTGATAAAAATAACAAGGCCGTTACCTACTATTCTACGGTTAAAGAGTTTGAACAAGTGATGGATGAGCTGTTTGAGCTAGTAGTCTACCGAAATAACACCTTTAAAGAGGCGTTCGAGCAGGGAAGAGAGATTCCATCCTTTGACCAAAAGGTCATCGTCATCAACAGCATTGCAGCCTTGAAAAATGGTCTATCTGGCCAAAGCGCTGAAAAGCTAGCTTTGATCCTTGAAAAGGGTGAAGCGAAGTATAACCTCACGATTATTTTTGCCGAACAGGCGAAGAATCTATCAGGAGTCTCCTATGATAAGTGGTATAAACGCCAGATGAATCAGGGGGATGGCATTTGGGTTGGCAGTGGGATTACTGAGCAATATCAGCTGAAGCCGTCGAAGACGACGCCTGAATTGCGTGAGGAAATGACCGCTGACTTTGGCTTCTCCTTACAAAAAGGAAAGAGTGTCAAGGTCAAGCTGGTAAACTCTGAAAAGGAGGATGACAACAATGAATAAAGTCCTTGTTGAAATTTTTCTTCCTGCTGCCAACAGGAGCTTTGACGTGTATCTGCCGCTTGAAAGCAAAATGAGTGAGGTATTGGTCTTAGTGTCCACGCTGTTAAGCGACCTGTCAGATGGCAAATACAAAGCGATGGGCAATCCTGTCTTGTGTGACGCATCGTCGGGAATTATTTTCAATATTAACATGGCTGTTGCGGAACTGGGCATTCAAAACGGTTCCAAGCTCATGCTGATATAAATTTTAGGCTAGGTTGATTGTAGCAGCAATCAGCTGGCAAGTTTACCAAAGCTATTTTTTCAAAAGAAGAAAGGGGTATGAAAATGGGGAAACGAATCAAAGTCACTCCACAAGAACTTGAAACAGCTTCGAAGAAACTAACAGAGCTATCTGAAACGTACACAGGGATCTACACCCAGTTAATGCAGGCTGCAGGCACCATGGGTGAAGCATGGGAGGGCGAGGATAACCTTGCTTTCGTTGATCAAATCAATGGCTTCAATGAAGATTTAAAGAATATGGCGGATAAACTAGCAACGGCTAGTCAGGCGTTGGTAGCACAGAGAGCCAATTATGTGGCGACTCAAGAAAATAACATGGTTCAAGTAAGAAAGTTAACAAACTAATAAACTAACATACACGCAAAGGAGTGAAGGGAATGGCTGGACATATTAAAGTCAATACGGCTCAAGTGGCCGACATTGCATCAACAATTGAGCGTTTAAATAGACAACTAGCAGAAGAATTGAAAACTAGTCAGAATACGATTAAAAACCTTTCGAACACTTGGGATGGTGAAGCAGCCCAAGCAACGATCTCTTCCTATGAAGAGTTTGCGGCGAAGTTCTTCCAGAATTACTACGATATCCTTGATAACTACGTGAAATTCCTGCGAATCAACGTCGACCAAGGATACTTCGAAACAGAAAGCGTCAACACTAATCTGGCTGACGCATTCAAATAAACCAAGTCGGGGGACAGACCCCCGCTCCGGTAGCGCGTTAATAGGTCGGGGGACAGACCCCCGCCCCGGTAATGCGTTACCACTTTGGGGGACTGTCCCCCTAAACTTATTTGAAAATAATACTTTGGAGATCTCGCTAATGAAAAAATTCATAGTTAGTATTTTTTTGGTACTTTTAGTGGCAGGAGTGAGTGGATGTATGAGCCAGCAACCGACGAAAGAGGAAAAGAAGACGAGTGAATCAGCGATGCTTACTTATTTGAGCAAGAAGTACGACCAGAACTTTTCGGCTATTAACTATATCCCTGCAAAGCGGGGGTTCAATGACAGCATGAACCTGAACATCTTGGTAGCAAAATCAGAAGACGGCCTCCTAGTCAATGTTCGTGAAAGATTGTCCAAACCGGGGAAGTTTTTTGATGATTACCGTAATGCCGTTGCTTCTAAATCCCTTAAGGACAAAATCAATTATGGGTCTATTGAAAACCTGCATCTAGCAAAAACCTATATCACTCTTACACCCGAAGTGAATCTTGACACTTTAGAAAATGGTGTATCGAGCGTAGCAAAAGACGATGTCATTATGGTGCATAGCATCGTGTCTATATCGGGTGATGCCGATGAGAAAACGCTAAAGGAATTGTACGACGTCTATCAACAGCTTCAATCCTTAGGTTATGAAGATACAGGCCTTATTGCTGCCTTCTCTGGTGACCAAGCTAAAGCGGAAATGTATGTAAATAATTTCCTTCTTTATGGCACGCAACCTTGGGAGGAATACGATAAATCGGTGAAACATGTGCTTAAAGTAAACGAAAACGGATTATCCTACGAAGAATTTAAGAGTCAACTAAAGTAGGAGGATGGACGAATGCCTAATCTAAAAGATGGTTTCGAACAAGTGCGACTAAGCGAACTAAGGGATCAGCAAAATGCCGTGTTAAATAAACTAGCCTATGTCGACATCCTAGAAAATTGGAAACCTGGAGAATCATTGTACAAAATGGTTTTACAGGTGGATACCGATCTTGCCGCAGAAATGAAAGATGCCGGCCTCGGACATCTGGTCATCAAAGATTATGTGAATAGGAACGATCATTCCGGCTTTTGCGCCATTGCGTTCGAAGACCCAAAGACAGGGGAAGTCGGCATGTCCTTCAGGGGAACGGAAGGCATGGATGACCTACTCCACAACCCAAAGGATATGGCGGATAATACATTAACGGCATCCATTGGGGTCTCGCCACAGTCATTAGAGGCGATTGCTTTTTTTGAAAAAAATGAAGAGAAGAGCGGAAAAAACTATCTATTTGGTCACTCTAAAGGCGGAGAGCTCGCGGCTGAAGTGTATGCGACGAATTATACCCATGTGCTAGGGGTTCACATCATTAACCCGCAACCAATCAACCCCTATAAGCTCGGGCCCGATCAATTAGCTGCATTAAAGTCGAATAAGTTTGATGCGGTAGTCGTAAACGGAGACCTTGTATCCTGGTTAGGTCGAACTCCTTACCCCGTTCGCTATGTTGAAAACAATGGCACACAGCCAGGCTTTTTTGGTCCGCATTCGATTGAATCTATGAAACTAGATAATCGTGGCTATGCCGTAATTGAGAAGGATCCTTTTTCAGGCTATGCCTGGCAAGGTCTAGCATCCACCCTAGCGACCGCCGTTATGGGTGATATTCAAAGCCATCTAAGAGTGTATTCCTTCGCCATTAATACGGTGGTCCGCGTCGGGAATTTTATGATTAATGATTTGCCGGACATGGTGCACCAATTCGTGGAATATATGAAACAGGCCATTGATCGAATTAGAGTGATTTCCCATGTGGCAAGGATTGCCCTCATCGAGTTCGTCGGCAGTCTCGTCAAAGGCGTTTCGCTCCTGTTCAAACTGGCCTTCAATGCCGGTTACCGATACGCGACCGCGAATCCGATGATAAAAGTAGATACGTATAAACTACGAAACTATGCGGATCGTTTGGAAAGTATAAACAAACGAATTAGCGGGATTGACCGTAGGATGGATTCTCTTTATCTAAAAGCGGGCTTTTCAGATTTATGGAACCTGTTGCAGGCGGATTTATTCACAGAAGAAAGCTGGAATATCAAGAAGTGTATCTATTATTTAAACGAAACGGCTGATGATTTTGAAACAGTGGAACGGAAGATTATTCAGCAGTTGTAAGGGGGGCTGAGTCATGAATGAAAGTGGGCAGCAGGAGCTTTATTTAATTAAACAAGAGCTTGAAAGTATCATCAATGAGTTAGAGAGTATTGCAACGGGTATTCAGGGCGATTTTGAAGGAATCGGTAATGAAAAATGTGCTTCCAAAGTGAATTCAATTGCCGAGCAGTATCGATTTGTAAAGGGGAAACTGAACAATATCGATACCTCTAAAGTGACCGAAGAGTTCGCTAAAAGTCATGGTGGGGCTGCCACTTCCAAATAAGGATAGAAAGAAGGGGTAACGGATGGCTGATGTGATTAAAGTGGATACGGAGCGTGTGTCCGCTGCTGCCAAACAGATTGCGCAGTACAACCGGAAAATTAGAGACGATTTTTCAGCGGTGGAGTCGGCAATGAAAGCTTTAGCGAACGTTTGGGATGGCACAGCGTCTAGTCAGGCGATAAGTGCCTTTCATGAGTTGAAACAGGCCTTTGATGAACCGCGCTACGAAGTGATGAATAATTTTGTGACCTTTTTACACCAGCAGGTGGATCCGGGATATACCCAAACAGAGACAACGAATGTCTCGTTAGCGGATCGGTTCAAATAATCGGTTCATTGCTTAAGGGGGGATGGAATTGAGCAACTATATTAAGGTAAACCACCGGGAATTTGAATCGGCGGCCGATGCCATTGACACCTATGTTAAGAGCCACAATAAAAATATGGATGCGGCCGGGCAAGAAGTCAAAACCCTTTCTGCGACTTGGCAGGGTAAAGACAGCACGCAATTTCAGCATCAGTGGGACCAGGTGACGGAGGCGGATTCAACCTCTCGTAACATGACGAAGGCTCTAGAGAATTATGCCGACTTTTTACGATATGCAGCGGGCCAATATAAAGACGCCCAATCAAAAGCGGTCAATCGAGCGAACAGTCTATAAAAGTAGATTTTGATAGCAGGGGATTTTTATGGGAAAAACGACAGTTGAACAAAACAAAAATGAGTATACGGTCATCAACCGATTAACGTATCCGGAAGCCATTAATGAACGGGAATTACGGGCTATTGCCGGAGGCGTCGTAGAAGGTCTTATCCCCGTTACGACGGAACAAAGTAAAAAGGGAGTTCTTATGAAAAGCACGGTCGAGGATCGGATGACGTTGCAATCGTATTTTAGCAGTGTGGTTCATAAGAAGATGTTCTTGGATACGTTGATTCAGTTGGTTGCGGTGGTGAAAGAATGCGAGAAAAATTTGATGAATGTAACCAATCTTATGTTGGATTGGGACTCCATTTTTCTCGATCCAAGGACGAAAAAAGTGACCTGCCTTTTCTGGCCGATTGTGAACAATCAACACACCAGCGTCCCCGCTGAGTTTTTCCGTGACCTTCCGTTCCGCGTTGTTTTTTCGAAACACGAGGACCCTGAGTATGTGTCCGCCTACATTGGCTATTTTAGGTGTCAGGCACCTTTTTCTATCCATCATTTTGAAAAATTCATCCTCGGGCTGATGGGGAAATTAGTAGAAAACAAGTCTCATATCCCATCAGGTTCCACGGGTCCTGAACCGCAGGTACCTAGAGTAGAAGAAGTCAAAGGGACTACCGGGAAAGTGGCCTATAATCCACTTGCGAACAGTGAAGGGATGGAAAAGGTACCGGTTAGTGAAACTACTGTGTTAGGAATGGTTGAGGTGGATGGCGGGACCACGGTTCTTGAGGCCGACTTGTTTGAAGAACCAGCGTTTCCCTATTTGGTTAGGGAAAAAACGCAGGAAACAATCCGCATCAATCAACCTTCTTTTCGGATTGGAAAGGAACGTAACGACTGTGATTATGTGGTTGCCGATAATAACGCGGTGAGCCGCAATCATGTGGACATCCTCACGAGGAATCGCCGCTACTATATCGTCGACAACCGCTCCACCAATAAAACCTTTGTCGATGGACGAGTGATTCCGGTAGAAAAAGAGATTGAAATTTTTTCAGGCACCAAAATAAGACTCGCAAACGAAGACTTTGTTTTTTACATATAGGCAAGGAGTTTGAAGATGGACGTATTAACAGCAGCATATACCGATATTGGCATTAAGAAAGAAACCAATCAAGACAGCTACCTGTTAAAGATTGCTGAAACATCTGTCGGAAAAGTCGTTCTAGCCGTCATTTGTGATGGCATGGGAGGACTTTCCCAAGGGGAAGTGGCCAGTGC from Bacillus sp. SLBN-46 encodes:
- a CDS encoding WXG100 family type VII secretion target, whose amino-acid sequence is MSNYIKVNHREFESAADAIDTYVKSHNKNMDAAGQEVKTLSATWQGKDSTQFQHQWDQVTEADSTSRNMTKALENYADFLRYAAGQYKDAQSKAVNRANSL
- a CDS encoding FHA domain-containing protein, which codes for MGKTTVEQNKNEYTVINRLTYPEAINERELRAIAGGVVEGLIPVTTEQSKKGVLMKSTVEDRMTLQSYFSSVVHKKMFLDTLIQLVAVVKECEKNLMNVTNLMLDWDSIFLDPRTKKVTCLFWPIVNNQHTSVPAEFFRDLPFRVVFSKHEDPEYVSAYIGYFRCQAPFSIHHFEKFILGLMGKLVENKSHIPSGSTGPEPQVPRVEEVKGTTGKVAYNPLANSEGMEKVPVSETTVLGMVEVDGGTTVLEADLFEEPAFPYLVREKTQETIRINQPSFRIGKERNDCDYVVADNNAVSRNHVDILTRNRRYYIVDNRSTNKTFVDGRVIPVEKEIEIFSGTKIRLANEDFVFYI
- a CDS encoding GNAT family N-acetyltransferase gives rise to the protein MDCLHIRKMEETDKEFIIGLSTRFTDFDFLEWRDPQVMKDAQLKMAKDAVHSNDPDSDIFVVEDEGKNLLGFLHMTKNVDYFSGEEQGYISSIAVAKEGEGKGIARKLMEKAEEWTRNKGYKQLTLNVFAQNERAINLYKKFNFENEIVKMVKEL
- a CDS encoding restriction endonuclease; translation: MSKRRTKKQQKQIDDGVKVILILTAGVTYYLTRSLAVAIMSLFIAIILILAIVIYQNSKHKERLRNSGITEIDAMDGIQFEHYLKELYLIKGFSAEVTKASGDYGGDLLLKKDGKKIVVQAKRYSKDVGIKAVQEVIGAKSYYSADEAWVVSNRYFTKAAIELAQKSHIKLVDRDELIDEILGMNSGVKTISQTQTTPVIPIPTIPSSSDSTCIRCGSPRVLRTGKRGNFLGCSSFPKCRYTKNIERDSHSAL
- a CDS encoding WXG100 family type VII secretion target — its product is MAGHIKVNTAQVADIASTIERLNRQLAEELKTSQNTIKNLSNTWDGEAAQATISSYEEFAAKFFQNYYDILDNYVKFLRINVDQGYFETESVNTNLADAFK
- a CDS encoding WXG100 family type VII secretion target; its protein translation is MADVIKVDTERVSAAAKQIAQYNRKIRDDFSAVESAMKALANVWDGTASSQAISAFHELKQAFDEPRYEVMNNFVTFLHQQVDPGYTQTETTNVSLADRFK
- a CDS encoding methyltransferase, which gives rise to MNKVLVEIFLPAANRSFDVYLPLESKMSEVLVLVSTLLSDLSDGKYKAMGNPVLCDASSGIIFNINMAVAELGIQNGSKLMLI
- the essC gene encoding type VII secretion protein EssC; this translates as MIVTLINKENINSITLPEKIQGQYWIYDTHSNTSKKLVGIEGANGEWILKSNKDANIVASSGTPIRNTVLQPLSIYHLAIEGQEYKTLVFAEPNTVDRQTFTKFVVDQDMDIHIGRNEKNHIVLSNQFVSASHAKLTIFNGQWRIVDMDSTNGTFVNGVRVKSSELKMGDIIYIMGLKIIIGSCFLAFNNPDGMVSFRKNALKPFIPQVVETPEGEEDEFEAPAVDYFYRSPRFKRDVEKAVFKIDSPPPNAIGEEMPMMLVIGPSMTMGMASMATAIFAINNAMATGDISRAMPSIIMSGSMLLGTILWPVLSKKYDMRRRRKKEKIRQQKYKEYLDKFAVLFNEESHKQEEILRENYVPITEVVQRIEQVDRNLWERGPGQNDFLKLRVGIGDGLLSADINYSEKKFSIDDDNLQEELYTLCESPKVLKNIPIILSLFEEYITGIIGNRKQTIEFAKGLIFQLAALYSYDEVKMVFIYDQEEDAEFGFTKWLPHVWSQDNKFRFIATNHNEVKEVSAYLEKEIDLRSQINESELDDVTPYYIVFAMSKNLAIRAEMLKQVYAKKKNLHISVVTFYDELKNLPKECTMVVELEEHSGKLFDKDDLTGKSTSFVPDIYVTSDPNELSVKLANIPLDTLGHSFNLPQMVTFLELFGVGKVEHLNALTRWHDNDPTKSLEAPVGVDTLGELFKLDLHEKFHGPHGLVAGMTGSGKSEFIMTYILSLAVNYHPNEVAFILIDYKGGGMAKSFEKLPHTAGIITNLDGAMIKRSLVSIESELKRRQSLFAEASKLIGESNIDIYSYQKLVREGIVTEPLQHLFIISDEFAELKTQQPEFMAQLVSAARIGRSLGVHLILATQKPSGVVDDQIWSNSKFRVSLKVQERADSMDMLKRPDAAELTDTGRFYLQVGYNELFEMGQSAWAGAPYYPFDKVVVEKDNSVVVIDRNGRPIKQAKIDKKRSLLVNPKKQLDVVTDYLHTIAEEEQIRIRPLWLDPIPPMILLDDVKRKYNARNNQSFVLNPVIGEYDDPVRQQQCLLRLPLSEEGNTIVYGVAGSGKTTFITTMVYSLIQEHTPDEVNIYLLDFASETLRAFAKAPHVGDVILSYESEKVSNLFKLLQSEVEKRKKLFADYGGDHASYVKATGGKLPSIVVAINNFAAFTEIYEEKETAVSFLSREGTKYGIYFVLTALGTNAVRFRLLQNFKQLITLQLNDESDYSTVVGKTDGLFPSKFKGRGLVKKDAVYEFQIATITDAPVLFTFIQQACQKLQGAWKGHAAKKIPILPEYVDFEFLAEYVGLQQQGLTVPIGVEKNSLNVHYYPFGQSYVSMILSAGTEHQSFTHDVSVFMAEKCGLDVTILDAQQSFADKNNKAVTYYSTVKEFEQVMDELFELVVYRNNTFKEAFEQGREIPSFDQKVIVINSIAALKNGLSGQSAEKLALILEKGEAKYNLTIIFAEQAKNLSGVSYDKWYKRQMNQGDGIWVGSGITEQYQLKPSKTTPELREEMTADFGFSLQKGKSVKVKLVNSEKEDDNNE
- a CDS encoding WXG100 family type VII secretion target, which encodes MGKRIKVTPQELETASKKLTELSETYTGIYTQLMQAAGTMGEAWEGEDNLAFVDQINGFNEDLKNMADKLATASQALVAQRANYVATQENNMVQVRKLTN